The nucleotide window ttaaaataaaaataccctAAAACGTTACTAAGAAGTACGTTTTTActagttttgtaaaaaaaattaagtttaatgtAAAACGTTACTCACAATAACAAGATTGGTGTACTTGACTTTTTTTTATCGAACTATTGAACGGATTTAGCAATGTATCTACTTAATGTGTTGACCTTAACTATAATCACCTCTGTCTAAGGAGAAGCAAaatatgaaagtaaaaaaaatatagagaaagaaTGAGACCTCCCAATGGTTAttatctatattaccttaaaagcatgaactcctaactggaatgttaaattactataatatccctaacttaggttgtgactttttcgatgagttgtgacttttctgataagttgtgacttttttcaaagggttgtgatttttcgatgagttatgacttttccaaagagttgtgactttttcaaatagttgtgacttttttaataagttgtgacatttccaaagggttgtgacttcttggAAAGGTCATGAATTTTcaataagacacaaaaaaatatttgttcatactaccctttgttaactataaatagaggggtttcctctcatttttcagccacaattttttttaatcttctacttgcattttaaaaaaatttgtgtgATTTTATTGTCGCTGAGTGAGTTcaaagtttagcggaatatgaggtaccactattctgatgaagtaaattgTTCTATCGTAAGAGGGTACATTCcataacctcgggtacttgaggaaaataattctgatgatataatatttatttttttcttagtatatacagtagtatgtaatgttccaatatatgaagttaacatgatgtagtctaaattcatttgtttttgttaacaatttctcttgtgatgtagatatatgcttttgaatatctttattaaaatttattaagcTTCGCAagatttagagaattgtcattttttgatgctcaagacaaaagaatgactttatttattaatgctacttatgtgatttagattgttaggttgtttgcttcaaaataattattactatataaacatttccctttttatattattgaattactatttcttaatatttaagtattttcgacgaaaaaaactttatatgacttgtaataatgcCAGTTGAAGTTgtattggtttaatttttattgtagtctaaattcatttgcttttgttaacaatttctcttttgaagtagatatatgcttctgaatatcttttttcaaaattattcaacCTCTCAAGAATTAGAGAAgtgtcacgatttgtttttcTGGTGCCCAAGACAagagaatgactttatttatcaatgctacttatgtgatttagattgtcacgAAGCTtacttcaaaatagttattactatataaacattgcttttttgttttatcgatttactatttcttaatatttcagtatttttaacGAAATAAAAGTCCATCTGACTTATAATAACGTCAATTGGTGTTTATattagttcaatttttattgtagtataaattcatatatccctaacttaggttgtgactttttcgatgagttgtgactttttagATAAGTTGTGTCTTTTCCaaatggttgtgacttttttaataagttgtgacttttccaaaggattgtgacttcttgtaaaggtcatgactttttggataagacacaaaaaatgtTTGTTCATGCTACACTTTGTTGTGattttattgtcgttgagtgagtttgaagtttagcggaatatgaggtaccactattctgatgaagtaaattgttctatcataagaacaaatattcattaACTTCAAGTACTAgaggaaaataagggaaaagggtcaaaaatacccctcaactttgttttattggttgacTAAACCCTTACCGTTAAAACGAATTTATTTTTACCCCTGCCGTCTACAAACTTATCATATGTACCCTCCAAATTAACGATTTGCCCCAAATCAATCTCAAATTCTCAATTTCGACCCGAATTACCCATTTAAAACTCatttagaatgaaattcttttCTAATCTGATCCGACCCATATAAAACCCACCACCAttataaacaaaatttaatttaattttcaattttctcaatcTTGTTGAGTCcaccaaaactaaaaagaatGGATTTCTCCCTTGTCATTGAATTTGTTATAGTGTTACTCATTCTGTAAATATTTTCAAAGCCATTGTTAAAAGCTTCTAAGGGTACTAGTTTTTGAATTGGAGCCTGAAACTTGAAGAACCAACCATGGAAACTTCATAGCCATTAATGGAGCTTGGAGCTTGAGTTTGATTTTCGGATTTTACAAGCGAGTTCCAACttcgaaaaataaataatttcaactTCTTCCCCAAAATACCCAAATCGAAAACATCACACCCATTTCTTCACACTGAAATCACAGATCTGAATTTGTGTAATTAGATAATTCCCACCCAAAATTGCAGCAGCATGAactttttagtttctttcttgttgttgttttctGGTGGAATTCGACCGCCTAGTACTGCCTTTTCGCCGTCGTGTGCGGCGGATTTGAAGAACTAGTGAATATATCTATACAAGTGACTTTTGGGGAAGAAGGTTATTGGATTATTTCAATAGCAATATTGttcttatttttgtgtatgaaCATAAGGCTGGCATGTCTTCTTCCTCTGCTTTTGCTCCTAACATTGCTTCTTAAAAGCTCATTAATGGCTGGAAATTTATTTGTTCATTAGGAATTGAAATGGGTTTTGGTGAattcattactttttttttatacatttggTATGTAAGATCAGATTAAATGGTTATGGGTCGgatttaattgataatttatttttaaagggaTAATTCGGGTCGAAGTTGAGAATTTGGAATTGATTTGGGGAAACCGTTAGTTTGGAGGGTACAAATGATGAGTTTGTAGACGACAGGGGTAAAACTAAATTCGTTTTAACGGTAAGGGTTTAgtcaaccaataaaacaaagttgaggggtattttgacCCTTCTCCCGGAAAATAATtctgatgatataataattattttttttcttagtatatacaatagtatgtaatgttccaatatatgaagttaacatgatgtagtctaaattcatttgtttttgttaacaatttctcttgtgatgtagttatatgcttcttaatatcttttttaaaaattattgaacttctcaagagttagagaatgatttgttttttgctgctcaagacaaaagaatgactttatttatcaatgttacttatgtgatttagattgtcaggttgtttgcttcaaaataattattagtatataaacattacccttttgttttattgatttactatttcttaatatttaattattttcgaTGAAGAATGGTTTATATAATTTGTAATAAagccagttgaagtttgtattagtttaatttttattgtagtctaaatttatttgtttttattaacaatttctcttgtgatgtagaaaTATATTTCTAAATATCTTTTGTGCAAAGCTTATAATTCAAATCTTTGcttaaattttctaaattgataatcacgtgcaacgcatGTGTCGAAAAACTAGTACTATAAAATTTGCAAACTATATGAATTCTCACTAACCAAATAGGCCATCATATAACATAATTTGTATCAACTTTATATCATTAGGTGATTAGAGGTGGAACTATAAACCCCATCTTAGCAAAATTGCTTTCCATAACCATTGGAAAAACACAAACCATGCCTCAAACAAAATAGATAATTGGATGCTCAGATTGCTAATACTTCAAACAACTCGAAATGTTTGAGACTATACAATtagtaataatattaaataCCACTTTCACAAACTTGAAGAATATAAATTTAacttcataattcaaatttaaataccATTATTAATAGAGTACTAAAAACCACTATTCACAAACTTTGAAGGAATCACAACGTAATTACAAAAGGACGAGATAGTATTTTGAGAATATACGCCCAGCGACCACTTTGTAGCTCTCAAACAAGTGTGGCATGTGCTCGTATTCAAACAAAGTCATGTTAGCTTTTTGCGCTGCCTCAACAGCTCATTTCTGAATAAATTAGGAGTTAATAGAGAATTCTTGTGAAATAATACATAccaaaaaattatacataatgaTATGACAATGTTTTTTTCTAAGCCAACTGAACTCAATGTTGATTTTTAACTAGTTCTAAAACTACTTGCACAAAAGGGCCATAAAATATGCTCTGTTCATTGTAGCTCAGATGAAGGGCTACCAATGCAGGTACTTTgtcaaaatcataaatttcatCCTACAGAAAACATCCTCCATAGATTAAATAAGACCCCAATTCCAAATCCTTGGGCCTTAAATAGTCACCTAGCACaagctatatgaatcctcactgaTCATGTTTCTTCCAACCATCAAAAAATCTACCACAGCCGATTATAGTAATTAATACACATGTCCCTAGGCCATCATACAAAGTAATTTGTATCAGCTATGAATCCTCACTGACCAACGTTTCAGGCCATCATATaaagtaaatgaaaaataaagacaCTAAAAGTTCTCTCTATTTTCTATTAGCATCAGAATCATTGTACAATGTAATGTGAAACTTCAGGTTCAGCCTGTCAACAAGTCTTAGCACATTTAGTTCACAACTCTAAAGTTTCAAGTTTTAGTTAAGCTTAGATACCTGAAACCTCTCAATTACAATTCTTTGTTTCTCTTTGCTCGTTTCTTTTTGTCATGCTGGTAAAGATAGTGACTCCCTGACAAGCAAGggtaattttcaattattcaacTAAAAAGAGGAGCATTTatgtcaaaaataatataaagatgTTAAAAGTACCAGTCCcacaacacttagaaaaaatcgTATGTTTCTCCTTCACTGATGGTTCACCACATTCGCTTGCATTCTCCACTTCATCATTGGAATCATCCAACTCATTACTTTCTATATTAATGTTAGAGTCCTCTATATTATTAACAACATCAGGGGTCTTAATGGACATTGGCAGCCCAGGTGATGAACTAAAGCTAGGGGTATTCTCAAAATGTTGAGGCCGAGAAACACCAAATAGATTCTCAAGTGACGAAAGACTTGGATTCCTTAATATTTGTGACGTCGTGTATGGAACAATATCAGTATTTGTTGGTTGATATGTCATACCTGATGCCCCGGGAGTGAATTCCTGAGTTTGGCCCCTTGAAATGGAACCAATATCACAAGTTGTGTGATCATCTTCCGAGGCTGATTCATCCATTTCAATAAGCGCTCGTTCTTTCTCAACAGCACGAGCCCTTCTACCAGCAACACCACCTTTTCCTCGCCTACGAACAGGGGGATGTAAATGATCAACATGTACCTCATTTCTCCTCGAAAGATAAATCACAAACACACAGAATCTAATACATACCATTGCTTCATATGCCGCTGAGTTAAGATAGTTTACCTGTGAGCTCTTTAAGGCAATTAACCTTTTGGAAGAAAATGTTATAGTATATACTTGTTTTAGATTGAGATAATGTTAGTAATAAACGATGGCATTACAGACTAGCCTAGCGAAGCATCTGATAAATAATctaagttgagttttgatttttaaaatattgagtttgttctTGGGTCACCGTTGATTGAGTCGAGTTGATTCTTTCCAATTTGGCATTTTTCAATGTTCACTTTACAACATACATGAATTTTCTAAATAAGAACACGACATACAAGAATCAAAGATATTAGATTGAATCTATTCAGAAGTATTctacaaaacaaaaacaatataaatatgAGAAGATAGAGATTCTTAAATCCAAACATTTCTTCTActaatttataagaaaaaaacatacctcaaacaaagaaaaaatactCTATTCCAAGCTATATGATATTGCTCGTcctctgaaaaatataaaatcacaaaagaatGATTGATCCACATTCCaccactatactaaaaatataaaatcacaaaattaggAAACCATTGCATTGCTTAGTACCAAAAAATCACttgcaaacaaaaaaatgattgatCCATCACTATACTAAGCCCTCTAGTAACAAGAAGAATTGAAAATGGAGTTGTAAGGGATGGAAATTTCTTGAATCGCTGGTAGCATAAGAGTTTTATTGTTTTAGGTAAATGGATTTGAAATTGGGGTGACAAATAATTGAGGAAATAAAAACGGCACCATTTATTTGAGTGGGTTGAAAATATTTGACGTGGGCCTAGGTTATGTATTGGGCTTAAAAAGTTACTCAGGGTAATGTTTATTCAT belongs to Solanum stenotomum isolate F172 chromosome 1, ASM1918654v1, whole genome shotgun sequence and includes:
- the LOC125858979 gene encoding uncharacterized protein LOC125858979; amino-acid sequence: MDESASEDDHTTCDIGSISRGQTQEFTPGASGMTYQPTNTDIVPYTTSQILRNPSLSSLENLFGVSRPQHFENTPSFSSSPGLPMSIKTPDVVNNIEDSNINIESNELDDSNDEVENASECGEPSVKEKHTIFSKCCGTGSHYLYQHDKKKRAKRNKEL